gaaaagatgttcaataccactaatcattaggtaaatgcaaaaTAACACTACAATGGGATACTatctcacacccattaggatggctactatcaaaacaactcagaaaataataagtattggcaaggatatagagtAATTgtcttgtgcactattggtggaaatgtaaactgggatagccgctgtggaaaacagtatactGGTTCCtcaaatagtaaataaaaggaTTATCATATGagccaaaagaattaaaaacagagtttcaaggagtacacccatgttcacagcagtattattcataatagctaaaacatggaagcaacccaagtgttcgagagatggataagcaaaatgtggtacatacatacaatggaatattatctagtcttaaaaaggaagaaaattctgatatGATAGAACACGTATGAACTTTGAAGGCAtgatactaaatgaaataaaccagtcacaaaaagaaaaatactgtgtgattccacatatatgaggTACTTAGTCAAAAGTATAGCGACAGAgtgtagaatggtggttgcccagggctggaggaagggaggaatggggagttattgtttcataggtatagagtttcagttttaaagattaaaagagttctggagatggatggtggtgatgactgcAAAACACTATACATATACTTAATACCATTGAACTGTGGTATTcttaacattcttaaaaatggttaagatggtaaattttatgtttatatgcattttaccacaataaaaaaaaattggaacaaaattaaggtaaaataaagacattcccaGAGTAACAATGGCTGAGAGATTTATTGCTATCAGAACTGCTTTACAAGAACGAAAGGaagttctttgaaaaagaaggaagtgatAGAATATGGTAACTCAATCcacatgaagaaatgaagaacaccAGTAAAGGTAATTACACAGtgtttaaaaaccaaaatccaactgagtaaatttgaagatagaattggctttattaaatgattcactAAATGAATCAGgcagcaagtagaggggagctccaaAGGAGTTGTATAAAATGGTAGGTTTTTACAGGAAGAAGGGTGGGGCAAGAAAGTTATTGGCAAAATAAAGGGATTGTTCCAGGTAAGGTTGTTTTCCCTTAGTGGAAGGACTAAGAGGTGTTATCATGCAGATTACCTCATCCTCCATAGAGATAACACAGAGAGGGTCCATGTGACTGACTGGTGCTGATCAGAAAATTCCTTACTGATCCTTAAGACTTATTTCTGAGGGAGGTTGAAACTGTAATTAGGTTCGGTATGGAGCCTTGGTTTGGTGACTTGGcctaagtgatgccattttgggcctgtggttttatcaacatttatttatttttgggacagagagagacagagcatgaacgggggaggggcagagagagagggagacacagaatcggaaacaggctccaggctctgagccatcagcccagagcctgacgcggggctcgaactcagggaccgcgagatcgtgacctggctgaagtcggacgcttaaccgactgtgccacccaggcgccccgagggccTGTGGTTTTAATTACAATAGGTAATTATAAAAGACAATACACAATatgtttcctttttggttttaaaactaatttaaaaggccaaggcataaaataaaaattataaagttatatTGTTGATGTTGTCACATATAAGGATAAAATAATTATGACAGTAATAGCACAAAGAGACTATGAGGAAGTGAAGCAATACATTGGAGCAAGGAATTAGGACCAGATGGAGACTCAAACCCACAGGATAAAATgagtattaaaatgttaaaaagaaaaccacagacctaAAATAAAGTGACTTAGGTTAAAGCCCCAGGTcagtaaaccaagacttaatacctaatctGATTGCAGTTTcaaccatccccccccccccccaggaatgtAATCTTTAACCAGTCAACAAGGAAATTCCTTATTAATACTAGGAAATTTACTGATAGACCCCTTCCACTCCCTTTAGGACAATCTTGTCTAAACAATGCATTCCTTactaataaattcctttctttttttttcttcttaggcCTTTTATCTGCCTTTAAACAAACCTTTTGTTTAGCTCAGCGAGGTGGGATgttgcccaattcatgaatcatttaataaagccgattagatctttaaatttactcagttaaattttgttttcttaacaataataaatatattggttaatataaaagattataattctaattcctcctttctcctcttctttaaaaACGAGATTTTGTAAAGCAATAACTCTAACACTGCATTTTGGATTCATAACAAATATAGACATTACATGATAATAATagcacaaagagaaagaaggaattgaGTCATACTGGAACAAAGCTTCTCTATTTCACTAGAATTTAGTATTACTCTGAAGCAGATAGTTATAAATTAAGATTAATACTGTAATCCttagagcagggtttctcaatctcagTACTATTGATACTTTGGGCTGGAAAGTCCCTTTATTGTGGACAGCTGTCTTGAATGTAGCAGGACATTTAGCAGCAACTCTTGCCTTTATCCAACAGATACCATTAACACTCTTAATtgtaacaaacaaaaatgtttccagacattatCAAATGTTTCCTTGGgggaagaattattttcttttgagaacaACTACCCTAGACCAATAACTaagaaaataacccaaaaaataagtaagaaaactcaacagaaaaataaagtggagCACTAAAAAATATCTACCTAATACAAAAGAAGGTGGTAAAtgaagaacacaaaacaaaaaagacatgagataggaaaatagcaaaatggcagactTAAGTCTAACCACcttgaaaattattaaatgtaaatcGATTAAACTGCAATCAAAAGTCAGATATGGCcagactggattttaaaaatcaggttcaTCTATATTCtatctataaaagaaatatttcagattGAAATACACAACTAGATTGAAcgtttaaaaaatggagaaaaggggcgcctgggtggcacagtcggttaagcatccgacttcagccaggtcatgatctcgcggtctgtgagttcaagccccacgtcaggctctgggctgatggctcggagcctggagcctgtttccgattctgtgtctccctctctctctgcccctcccccgttcatgctctgtctctctgtcccaaaaataaataaaaacgttgaaaaaaaattttttgggggcgcctgggtggcgcagtcggttaagcgtccgacttcagccaggtcacgatctcgcggtccgtgagttcgagccccgcgtcaggctctgggctgatggctcagagcctggagcctgcttccaattctgtgtctccctctctctctgcccctcccctgttcatgctctgtctctctctgtcccaaaaataaataaacgttgaaaaaaaaaatttttttttttaaaaatttttttttttaaatggagaatgatacaccatgcaaatagtaaccataTGAGGACTAGaaagaagtactgatacatgctactgatgtggaaaacaaaggcagaagaaaaaaaaattaaatttctttactgcctacagcccattaaTAAGTCCTTGAAACAAGCAGAGTAACCTtcctctgggagctcagctgcctcaatgatgacactttgctaaaagcaaaagggaatcttcgcttaacattatcccaacatccaggatcctgtaagtcggctttgatatataaaaaaaaaacctttggaaaCGTCCTTTATCTCTACCCAACAAGATATAggttggcaatcatactccaagcttttGGCTCACTGacacacatctgaagggtctcatgactcaGTTTTTactaaacaataataaatgaccttttcctaacagcagctcctggaaaccttgtttccaaaatatgttagagacttacactatccctgaccccctcccaacctgaaggtatatagtCAATCACTCTTCACAACTCCAGTGCAGCTTTTTCTGCCCATGGGACCtgtcccgtgctttaataaaaccacctttttacACTATAAACGTctcaaagaattctttcttgcccATTGGCTCCAAACCCCTACACTCCACACCACATCACTACCACATAGATAAACCTCAAAcacatatgctaagtgaaataagccaggcataaaagaccacatattgtatagttccatttaaatgaaaagtccagaaaaggcaaatctggaTCTGAGAGTGCCTGGGTCTGTGGACGCAGATAAGAACAAGGAATTTTGAGgattataaaaatgttctaaaattggattgtgATGATGATTGCACAATTctgtaaatgtactaaaaatcacagaatttacACTTAAAATGAGTGAATGTTACGGTATgtaaatcatacctcaataaagttattaagaaaagataaatgagagACGTATGAGCCTTGCCTTATACTTCAGAATAACCAACATAAGATTATaatagaaaaagacagataatagatAAAAGAAATCTCAGATATAAGTCCTAGAATTTAATTATGATTCATATATTTCTACATGGTAGGAAAGAAAGTAATGTTGAATACATATTGTTGTCTCTTTaaaccaataaatatatttagacaTCCATATTACACCAAAATATAAATTCCAAATGATTAAATAATTCAAgataaaataatacaaactaaGGAAAACTAAGAGATAATATGTACAGTAGAGTAATTAGAGCATTTGTCCAATCAAAACTGGACATTTACATGATATCAGGAAAAAGGCAGACATATTTGACTATATAAATATTCAAacttttttatgataaaataaaaacaaaataaagaaaagtaacgAATCTGGATCAATATTTGCAACACAGTTTGCAAACTACTGTTAATATTGCTAATGGACAAAATATTGCTAATGGacaagaaaaacaacacagaagATAAATAGACAAAAGGTATGAATGAGCAACTAATTTGCTGGAGAGAAAATCCAAATTAttaacagacacttgaaaagatagTAACACTCACTGGTAGTAAGGTAAATGCAGAATAAgctaaatacagaaaacatttgtACCCATCAGTCCAAAtgatatataacatgtatatctAGAGAGTATACAGGGGAAAACCACACTTATTCATTACTTAGGATATGTGAACTTTCCAGAAAGCAAACTAACAacatatattcaaattaaaattatatccaCTTTGATATTAGAATCCTGTTACTGAGAATCACCTccatataaataaaagcatccaaactgAACGATTTATATACAAGTTTGTTTACTGAAACGTTATTCATTGTGTCAATATCTGGAAGCAAAGGTAATGCCCGTATAAAAGACAGGTGTATATATTAAGGCACATCCTCACCATGGAATATTAGGTTgcaatttgaaagaaataaattagacCTAAACCATTTGACCAAGATTAGTATGTCCATGGTATTGCTGAGTGAGGGAGAAACAAGATAAAACTTGATATTTAAAGGGAGTTTTTAGAAGACAGAATAACCATGAATGTGTAAAATGCATATGTGTATCTGCACACATATCCATAAGCACTTATATGTGATTCTAGGAGTATGAGAAAGCTATGAAAGAAAATGCATCCAGTTACTGGGTTTCTGGAGAGGGAGGTGATGTGGttggagggaaaataaaaactggggaaaggagaggtaggtaaagaaaaaaaaaaagaaaaaaagaagactggaCCACCATGAAGCACCATGcataaaaaaatctcatttccacattctcataaaattatatatgtgtctttatgtgtaaaaatattttaaaattactttcaggggcgcctgggtggcgcagtcggttaagcgtccgacttcagccaggtcacgatctcggtccgtgagttcgagccccgcgtcgggctctgggctgatggctcagagcctagagcctgtttccgattctgtgtctccctctctctctgcccctcccccgttcatgctctgtctctctctgtcccaaaaataaaaaaaattaaaaaaaataaaaaataaaaaataaaaaaaaataataaaattactttcaaaatgtCAAGTTCATACTTCGTGGTTGAACATACTTAAAATCATTTCCCACAAATGATCTCCAGAgttttgaaatagaaattaatgGACTACTGTTTTAAATGCAAATCTCCTAATATcttttctgattcttcatttcaCCCCAAGTCATGTTAATTTGGATCCTGGAAATTGACATAGATTCATGTGCTTTTTCCATTAAGGGAGGAAGAACTTGACTGAGGACAAAGTGCAGTGGAGGGTactttgttttaagattttattattttttaaagtaatctctacacttgatatggggctcaaactcacaaccccgagatcaagagtctcatgctccattgactgagccagccagaagcccATGTGGGGGGTACTTCTGAGTGGCTTGGAGGTTTGGTACTCTGTAATCTCAAACCCTACCATGTATCACTGTTGAACTCTTGATCAATTCCCTAATTTTATACATGCAGTCCAATATAATAGTTAATTCTAGTAGGGTTGTAATTCAGCAAGCCAGAGAATGAACTTCTGGGTTTGACTTTAGAACATCTCTAAGCTGTAAGTAAGGTTAGAATTTCCAGATTTGAATTTGTCTTGCTTGAAATTATCCTTgagtattaatatttttatctccacATACTAGATGACTAGAGATACTAGATGactgcagcagcttcttactcatcATAATTTCATTATCAATGGACACATGATTTCAGGTGATCAAGGTGGTAAGTACATTTGGTATTGAATACCATAGTGAGAATATAAGAGAATTAGAATATAAATAGATTTGCTGTCTTTTGCACCTCcatctatattaattttaaatgtttatttattttggagagagagtgcgagcaggggaggggcagatagagggagacagaggatccaaagcaggttctgtgctgacagcagagagcctgatgtggggcttgaacacacgaattgtgagatcatgacctgagccaaagatggatgcttaactgactgggccacacaggcatcccaacCCTCCTTTAAAAACCCACACATTTTACTGGGGGTCAAGTGAAGAACAAAATGCACTTTTTAGTGCCAATTTGAATACCagtttggattcttttttttttttaatatgaaatttattgtcaaattggtttccataccacacccagtgctcatcccaacaggtgccctcctcaatgcccatcacccaccctcccctccctccaaccccccatcaaccctcaatttattctcagtttttaagagtctcttatgatttggctctctccctctctcttttttttccttcccctcccccatggtcttctgttaaatttctcaggatccacataagagtgaaaaacatatggtatctgtctttctctgtatgacttatttcacttagcataacaggcacatgaaaagatgctcaacatcactcctcatcagggaaatacagatcaaaaccacactgaaataccacctcatgccggtcagagtggctaaaatgaacaaatcaggagactatagatgctggtgaggatgtggagaaatgggaaccctcctgcactgctggtgggaatgcaaactggtgcagccgctctggaaaacagtgtggaggttcctcaaaaaattaaaaatagatctaccctacgacccagcaatagcactgctaggaatttacccaagggatacaggaatactgatgcataggggcacttgtaccccaatgtttataccagttTGGATTCTTTGGTTCCAACCAACATAATTTGAATTTGGTTCACACTAGTTAAGAAAAGGATGTTTTGCAAAGGATACCAGATTAAAAGAGCATTTGTGAAAATGGACTCTGGATTCAGAGTGACTGGCTTGAAATTCCagcttcatttgtaaaacaggaataatagtACTTAGGTCATATAAAGTTGTTGAGATAATTTAAGAGAATTATATGTGTAAAACACTTAACTTACAGTGAGCGTCTTTATTAAAAGTCTAAAGTCTGCTATTGTTATTTTGCTTGTTGAAAAACTTCCTGTGAGGAAACCCAGTAAGCAAGGTATCACTGGAGATTCTCAACAGCAGGAGAACCTGGACAGTATCTTGTTAGGAGACAGGGGTAGAATGACTGGCCTTTTGTGGTTCACATGATCTCCTTGTGCAAGGGGAGACAAGGGGCCACCATGGAGAGTCCCAGTGAGGTGCATAAAATGGGGAAGAGTTAATATCCCTAACCAAGAGTAGTGTGGAGTTACTGGAGGAAGGGTAAAAGGATGTTGGGCAGGGAAAAATAACAGATGTtatccacaaaataaatatatatctatatgtttatttactgtaAAACAATACCTTGGAAAATTATCTGacccatttttcttcctctaaataGGGCTGACCATTAAGCATCCTAAGAATAGAGCTTGCTGCCTTCTTCTTGAACATGTATTAAGATGCTGACACATACATATCTTCCAACAGCTGGCATGATGCTCAATCAAGAAATAATCCCTTGtttctaaaaacatttcttaCAAGCTGCATTCAGACCAGTGTTCTATCAGTGAAGGAAGTGATCCCTATTCCGTAATTTCATACAGTAAAGTTTTTAAGAACACTTCTAATAAAGATGTTGCTAAGAATGCtagaataagaaagaaggaaaggaaaaggaaaaggaaaaggaaaaggaaaaggaaaaggaaaaggaaaaggaaaaggaaaaggaaagggagaaaccttaatttttcagttataagatatcTTGTGGCAAAATGGTTTAGCTTCTCCATGGTCCTGTTTCTCTGGTCCACTATGTGAAAGAATTAACATATCTTCTTAATATTCTTCTCATAGCTGTCTTCACCTCCTTGTTCTGCAGGCTGTAGACAAGGGGGTTCAGCATGGGAGTGACCACGCTGTACTGCAAGGAGAGCATCATCGCCAGACGGGAGCCTGAAGTTGGCAAGAGATAGCTGAGGAAACCTGAGCCATAGAACAAGATCACAGTAGTGAGGTGAGAAGAGCAAGTAGAGAAGGCCTTGCTTCTGCCTGAGGTGGAGCTGATGCTCAGGATGGTGGAGACAATGCGAACATAGGAAAAAACAATCATGACGAAGGTTCCAAAGAAATGCAAGACAGAGGAGCACAGCAGGAGTGTGAAGTTGGTCGAGATATCAGAAcaggacagagggaagagagaagacagcTCACAGCTGAAGTGGGGAAGAGTCTGGTCCTCGCAATAGTCTAAATTGACAGCCAAGAGGATATTAATGAGAGCATCAACAAAGGCCAGGCCCCAGGAACCCCACACCATCCCAACACAGAGCTGGTTGCTCATCACCTGGCCATAGAGCAGAGGGGAGCTGATGGCtacatagcggtcataggccatcacagCCAGCAGACAGGCCTCCGTGCCCCCGGTGGCAAACACAAAGAAGGCCTGAGCCAGGCAGCTCTCTACAAAGATGGCTTTGCTTTCAGAAAGTAGATTCTCCAGCATCTTGGGGACTGTGACAGATGGGTGGCAGAGGTCCAGGAAGGACAGTTGTCTCAAAAAGAAGTACATGGGCATGTGAAGGTGAGAATCAGTCCTAATCACCAGCAGCATCACCAGGTTCCCCATCAGGGTTAGGACGTAAATCACCAGAAACAACATGAAGAGCAGAATTTGAGTCTGAGGGTCAGCAGATAACATAAGGAGGATGAACTCACTGACAATGCTGTGGTTTCTCatggtgataaaaatatttaccctgggaatccaagaaagaaagacatcAGAACTCCTTTTGTGCC
The genomic region above belongs to Prionailurus bengalensis isolate Pbe53 chromosome B4, Fcat_Pben_1.1_paternal_pri, whole genome shotgun sequence and contains:
- the LOC122473612 gene encoding olfactory receptor 8S1-like, with protein sequence MYMNRKAKALGVNWRHKRSSDVFLSWIPRVNIFITMRNHSIVSEFILLMLSADPQTQILLFMLFLVIYVLTLMGNLVMLLVIRTDSHLHMPMYFFLRQLSFLDLCHPSVTVPKMLENLLSESKAIFVESCLAQAFFVFATGGTEACLLAVMAYDRYVAISSPLLYGQVMSNQLCVGMVWGSWGLAFVDALINILLAVNLDYCEDQTLPHFSCELSSLFPLSCSDISTNFTLLLCSSVLHFFGTFVMIVFSYVRIVSTILSISSTSGRSKAFSTCSSHLTTVILFYGSGFLSYLLPTSGSRLAMMLSLQYSVVTPMLNPLVYSLQNKEVKTAMRRILRRYVNSFT